The following coding sequences are from one Macaca mulatta isolate MMU2019108-1 chromosome 7, T2T-MMU8v2.0, whole genome shotgun sequence window:
- the ZC2HC1C gene encoding zinc finger C2HC domain-containing protein 1C isoform X2 produces the protein MAGLQRLASHLPVGVMLPHNTTEAPGPHSAKQDSYEQSDSSQQSLKGHLRNNFQKQLLSNKELTLDKVHTHPKWNTKARSYSYPHCTGISHQDAGSDFQGQVKQIYSSGPQSWYPKANNQDFIPFTKKRVGVDRAYPLKPVVHRKSCSTGESGTDGDQNVYPRPPELREFSSRNFDVRNQVNFSVVDPVLAAMQAEKALANLDRMEWVQIRRLEAAGESLEEEIRRKQILLRGKLKKTEEELRRIQTQKEQAKENENRELQKIIFPRSRVKGNNSNTTHKAVFSPEFDFEEEFSRDRREDETWERSQQNSSPFQLSDYRIQRLKRERLVASNNKIRDRVSEPSMEKFSPPSETPGGALQGSARNSSLSMAPDSSGSSGSTEEPQLG, from the coding sequence ATGGCTGGTCTCCAGCGGTTGGCATCACATCTGCCTGTGGGCGTTATGCTTCCACATAATACAACAGAAGCTCCAGGGCCCCACTCAGCCAAGCAAGACTCTTACGAACAAAGTGACTCTTCCCAGCAGTCCTTGAAGGGGCACCTGAGGAACAATTTCCAGAAGCAGCTTTTGAGCAACAAAGAGTTGACTCTGGATAAAGTCCACACTCACCCCAAATGGAACACAAAAGCCCGGAGCTACTCCTATCCCCACTGTACTGGAATCAGCCACCAAGATGCAGGAAGTGATTTCCAGGGCCAAGTAAAACAAATTTACTCATCAGGCCCTCAATCCTGGTATCCCAAAGCCAATAACCAGGACTTTATCCCCTTTACAAAGAAACGAGTTGGAGTGGACCGGGCGTACCCACTGAAACCCGTGGTCCACAGGAAGTCGTGCAGTACAGGTGAGTCTGGCACTGATGGGGACCAGAATGTCTACCCAAGGCCCCCTGAACTGAGAGAGTTTTCATCCAGGAACTTTGATGTGAGGAACCAGGTCAACTTTTCTGTGGTTGATCCTGTTCTTGCTGCCATGCAGGCGGAGAAGGCCTTGGCAAACTTGGACAGGATGGAGTGGGTGCAGATCCGAAGACTAGAAGCTGCAGGGGAGAGCTTAGAGGAGGAAATCCGAAGAAAGCAGATtctcctgaggggaaagctgaagaAGACAGAGGAGGAACTCAGAAGGATCCAGACGCAAAAGGAGCAGgccaaggaaaatgaaaacagagagcTACAGAAAATTATATTCCCCAGGAGCAGAGTTAAAGGTAATAACAGCAACACCACGCACAAAGCTGTCTTCTCCCCAGAATTTGATTTTGAGGAAgaatttagtagagacaggagagAGGATGAAACTTGGGAACGGTCTCAACAAAATTCGAGTCCATTCCAGCTCTCTGATTATAGAATTCAGAGACTCAAAAGGGAAAGGCTGGTAGCAAGCAATAACAAAATTCGAGACCGAGTCTCAGAGCCGTCGATGGAGAAGTTCTCCCCGCCTTCAGAAACACCAGGCGGTGCTTTGCAGGGATCTGCCAGAAATTCCAGCCTGTCCATGGCACCAGACTCCTCAGGTTCCAGCGGCTCCACTGAAGAGCCACAGCTGG